ccacaaatttCATCCAATTCAGTAAATTAGTTTTAACTATTAGAAAAATGGCCTGTACGTGATCAAAACACAGAGTATAATCAGCTTCCAAATTTACACCCCTCCTAGTTGCTACACTGGAGGTAGTACATAAAACTATGAACTACTTTACATTACACCAGCCAATACGTAGGGCAGTGAATGCCTCTGTGTATGGTTTATTTAATTAGAGACTTTCTGAATTTCCTAAAATCTGcctttgtgttcattttggGTCTGAAGAGAATTATGTGacattttggaataaatatacatccTACAAGTCCAGCGCATGAAGCCAGTATGGCAAAAATCTCTACGGCCACCATGTTCTTCCCTTTGGTGCTCAGATAGGCCGGGATCATCGCAATCCAAAcgctgcagaacaccagcatgctgaaggtgatgtacttggcctcattaaaactgtccggtaatgtcctggctaaaaaagctataataaaactaaGAGCTGCCAGAAGCCCCATATAACCCAGGACACTGTAGAAGGCGATAACCGAGCCCTCGTTACACTGAACGATGATCTTTCCGGGATAAGAGTGCATGTCCAGCTCCTGGAAAGGAGGAGAAATTGAGAACCAGCAAATGTTAATTATAACTTGGATGAGCGAACACAAGATAACTACGGAATTTGACACTTTCACACTGACCCAATTTGCCAACGAACCGCAAGGTTTTGCAGCTTGAAACACAATGTATATCATGACAGTTTTGCCCAAAAGTGAAGAAATTGCAATTGAAAAGAGGACACTGAATAAAGTATGACGTAGCCTGCAAGTTAGATCCACGGGGCGCCCAAGATAGAAAAACACAGAGAGGAAGCTCAGCATGAGGGAGACCAAAAGGACGAAGCTGATATTCTTGTTATTGGCCTTCACAATAGGGGTGTCTCTGAAGACTATGAAGATTATTAATATCACAATAGTTACGAGACAAAACAGAATTGAGGCAGATGACAGAACAGCAGCAATTGCATCATTAGTATACGATAAGAAATCTTCATGTTTTGTAATACATTGGTCCTTCTTTCCATTGGGCCATTCATTGTTTGGACATCTTAGACAATTTTCACTAtctgaaaaatatttcacatgtaAAAAGCACGTCTAAAGATTAGGTtcaacaaagaaaatgtaaggTTATACATTTGTAGctttcaaaatatacatacaaatatatctttatacaaataacaataaacgTAAAGGTGTAAGCGCACGTGCCCCAATACACAACCTTAGAGTGATACACTCGAAAAAGACAAAGtcaatactttttatatttggggaaatataggtttttataCCTGGTTCTccttatttcaataaaaaaatccagaagGAAAAGAACTGTGTGGATCCTTTACTGCCTGGAGTGGGTTCAGAAGGAAGGCATCCTTTCATTTACACCCCAAACGGGCACCCGGAGCTGTTTCTACAGAGCCTGTTCACGGCTCTATCTCATGTGACTTTACTCTATACCCCATTAAAATCATTACTGCATTTATGGGTTACACTatgatctctctgtgtctcAATTTACAGGGCTAAAAGAGAGGTCTAAACCTCATTATATGCaagtatatatacagatttaccctaagattgtttattattatttgagttGAAATTTAGAGTGTTTTTTTCACGAGGTGTGTTATAAGTCGCACTttacatttattgttatttatttgattttttataaatagatttttttatatatatatatacacacacacacattgatcAGCTattacattatgaccacctgcctaatattatgTCCCCTTTTGCcaacaaaacagccctgacctgtcgagGCACGGACTCCCCTAGACCTCTGATGgctgtggtatccggcaccaagatgttagcagcagatcctttgtCTTATTAATTgcgaggtgcggcctccatggatcggacttgtttgtccagcaaaTCCCAcaggattgagatctggggaatttggaggtctaatcaacaccttgaactcattgttgtgttcctcaaaccattccggaagcatttttgctttgtggccgGGTGCATTATCCTGATGAAAGAGGCCAATGTCATCAGGGATTACCGTGTCCATGAAATgctgtacatggtctgcaacaatgctttgGTAGTATcagggaactgggtccatacggACGACTGTAacgacccagcgcgcccgaagATGAAGTTCAGGGCAGGcgacaggtaacccacttgcagggcacacggcaggttgcccacttgcagggcactcaaccagggtagtccgctagtgggcactgatcctgggagtcgcgatgcagggcactcaacttgggagtccactagtggggcgctggccgcaactcaggaaacccctTTGGAGGGGTGCACACGACAGGAAAGCCCGCTTGATGGGGCAGAcgacaggtaacccacttgcagggcagacaggtaacccacttgcagggcacacggcaggttgcccacttgcagggcactcaaccagggtagtccgctagtgggcactcatcctgggagtcgcgatgcagggcactcatcTTGGGAGTCCACTCAGGAAACCCCTTTGAAGGGGTGCACACAACAGATAGCCCCTTTGAAGGGGTGCACACGACAGGTAGCCCCTTTGGAGGGGTGCACACGACAGGTAGCCCCTTTGGAGGGGTGCATGATAGGTAGCCCTCTGGCCGGGCTGGAATGCTGCagactccactccgcgaacccCTGGCCatttacctgcggccatatgtcagggaactgggtccatacggACGACTGTAATGAACCAGCGCGCCcgaagatggagttcaggagttcagtatgcagtagcggagtctcagGACAGGGCCTAGTGCTGAACAAACggcactcacccaggtgttgaacatctagggttgtgcagccagaAACCAGCGCCTTTTTATTGCAGCGGATATAGACCAGAATGAAGGTAAAtactgcaggcaccctggaacaggcatgagacatagcacaagactcatgtgcgggatgctgcaggctgggagtgagGCAGCTAAGCAGAGAATATGgctgaaacataacaagcaagggacagggagaccagacACGaaacataagagacagacaaacatgaatacaggaactagcctaggactacttgataactattggagattccgttttatggccatagtatgcttagcccaccgctacgccaaagtactccaatgacggtgggtcctaacgctaatccctgctgacaaagatacaaaacaaaccacacaggtaaaccaaacacatagcactgagacataccttagactgcagactgagacaaacagaacacacaggtggggcgcaccttataaaggaaacagagctgaagcagaagcaaggaatggaaaatcagaacagagcaaaaggaaatccaggaatggatcgaagcaaaacagggaaactgaaacaagagagatatgcagctccacagcctgggtagGATCATGACAGGTAGGGGGTACGTGTCACAGTAACATGAATGGcgggacccaaggtttcccggGGGGACATTGCTCacagcatcacactgcctccgccggcttgccttcttcccataatACATCCTGGTGCCACATGTTCTCCATGCACCCGgtcatccacgtgatgtaaaacaAAACGTGATATATCTGACTAGGCCACCTCCTTCCATCGCTCAGTGGTCCAGTTCTtttgctcacgtgcccattgtaagAGCTTTCAGCAGAGGACAGGGGTGAGCAAGAGCATCCTAAATGGTCTGTGGCTACGCacccccatacgcaacaaactgcgatgcactgtctGACACCTTTTTATCAGAACCACCTgtaactttttcagcaaattGTGCTACAGGAGCTTgactgttggatttgaccacacagggcAGACTATCCCTCCCTCAGATCTTTAcactgcccatttttccttgagGACAAAATTTTGTTTGGTCGAGTTACTCGTTTACTTcaggggcgggggggggtgttgagaGTCCGTTTGGTCTGCTCCTTCACTTGCTTTGCAAGGTGGGTGAGAGGGGGGGTGTTTTCTCAGAGACACTCACCAGCTTAACCCGTTAATGCGCTGGGAAAGAGGGGGTGGGCATTTTCTCTCTCTACTGATATACTTTGCcctctattaaccccttttagCCCCTGCTTTATTCTACAGTTGTTCTCACCCTTACCTACAAATCCTACTCTGCTCCTACACTCAGCATTGGTCCTttcctacctacctacctaagGTGGCATTTTCGGAGTCTAGGCACCTATCCAGGCCCACTGGGCGTTTTGCACATTTGTTTTACACCTATTCAGACCCACTGGGCATCTCAGCCAtatcacaaacatatataccgtatatatgaaATTGCTATTTATTAAGTGCTACAGATGTACTAAATCAATGAGTAGTCTTCAAAGTCAAACAAAGTCCTAACAGAAACAGAAGCTCCAGCCATATATGCCCGAAAACACTTTCCTGCATCCCCACATATGAATTTGCCTCTTTTACCACAACCTACTTTGATGTCTTTGGCTAAGCATCCTTTGATTCTTCTCCTAATTGATTCTTTTTCTAAGTAACTATGACATTAATGAAAACGGCAACAACTTCAACAAGAAGGTAAAAGTGACCCTTTTTTGCAATTGGATACATTGGGAGATAAGAATGTGGTTATGGTTATACCGGATATAACGGATATTTCCCCCTCCGGGCAGCGGATGCAGTGATAGCAGCAGCTCTGCACTCCTGGATTTGAAACTTTTCGGTATCCAGGCGAACAGTTCTTTGAACACTGAGACCTTGGGACctacaacataaaacatatagtgATTGCAATCGTTTGAGAAATGTTCCATTTAAAATCTTTTTCCAGTCTCCAGTTCCGAAGCAGATGGCAATTGGGTCACCAATACTTGAACCTTTGCGGTTCTAGGTCGGGATATATCAGACAAAATATTTCACCACTTGTGATCCAATGTCAGATTTACTAGTTGGCCGCTAGGTGTCgctattatagaaaaaaatatttcaccgCTTGTGATCCAATGTCAGATTTACTTGTTGGCCGCTAGGTGTCGCTATTatagaaaaaattattttacagctTGTGATCCAATGTCGGATTTCCTAGTGACCACTAGATGTCGCTATTATACAGAAGAAAtagccatattattattacagagtgattctgaatgtgattttagtggattataaaatgattataaagaaaagttttaaacaaaaaaatactgagGATAACATAATAAATGGTTTTGGAATAGCATTTATTAATGACTTTGTAGTTATAAGAAAGTTTtctataaaatactgttttgtataaaaatgaaaCGTATGTTTTTTCCGAAAATTAAATTGGACCTGCTTGGTGAAAATTTATTGGGCCGCAAAGGTTTAAGTATGTTTTTCCTTAGAGGGCATTTTTATGGTGATTGTACAGAACGTGATGAATGTTTTTGGCATTTTACACAAACCTGCCATTGCAAATCATAACATTAATGCAGACGTTACCCACCAAACCAGCTGGGAAGTATGGGTTTGGTTTCCTAGGCTTACACTGATATAGATGCAGCAGCTCTCTGTCACATCTTTCCTGTTGTCACGTAAAATGTCATATGCTCTTCCTTATTGCTGCACTAATTTACTCGTTATTATGTATGTATCATTAATCGCAACCAAGCGAAATAACTGATGTTTATATCACGTGGTAACATATCTCATGACCACAGCCCAACGCTGAAAGACATGAGTTCAAATGTCCTAGAATTAAAATGACAGAGTTTATCCAATTTGTAAGATTTCCATTATATTCTCTTTATCAGTTTTATCTCACCTGGTTGtttttggttttccaaattattGCTTGCGAGTCGATGACCAGCTGCTGACCCCGCGGAGCCCACTCGGTGAAATTACCCACGTCGTTCATAAATATGGACATATTTGGTAATCGGATCCAGTTGATAATGGAATACCGGAAGGCGAATTCTCCGTATTCATCAAAGAAATATTTATCCTCTTCAGAGGATAtcattctaatattttttatgtaacgATGCAGCTGCAAATATAATACCGTGGGTTAACATTTTATACCGTGGgttgaaataaaatactgcGGGTTAACATATTATACCGTgggttgaaataaaatattgcgGGTTAACATATTATACcgtgggttaaaataaaatattgcggGTTAACATATTATACcgtgggttaaaataaaatattgcggGTTAACATATTATACcgtgggttaaaataaaatattgcggGTTAACATATTATACcgtgggttaaaataaaatattgcggGTTAACATATTATACcgtgggttaaaataaaatattgcggGTTAACATATTATACcgtgggttaaaataaaatattgcggGTTAACATATTATACcgtgggttaaaataaaatattgcggGTTAACATATTATACCGTgggttgaaataaaatattgcgGGTTAACATATTATACCGTgggttgaaataaaatattgcgGGTTAACATATTATACcgtgggttaaaataaaatattgcggGTTAACATATTATACcgtgggttaaaataaaatattgcggGTTAACATATTATACcgtgggttaaaataaaatattgcggGTTAACATATTATACcgtgggttaaaataaaatattgcggGTTAACATATTATACcgtgggttaaaataaaatattgcggGTTAACATATTATACcgtgggttaaaataaaatattgcggGTTAACATATTATACcgtgggttaaaataaaatattgcggGTTAACATATTATACCGTgggttgaaataaaatattgcgGGTTAACATATTATACcgtgggttaaaataaaatattgcggGTTAACATATTATACcgtgggttaaaataaaatatttcaggtTAACATATTATACcgtgggttaaaataaaatattggggGTTAACATATAACACCGggggttaaaatataatactGAGGTTAAAATATAATACCAGGCTTAACATATAATACAGCGGGTTAAACTAAAATATCAGGGGTTAACATATAACACCGGCggggttaaaatgtaatatcgggggttaaaatgtaataCCAGCACTAACATATAATACCAGGGGTCAAATATAATACCACGGGTTAAAATATAATACCGGGGATTAAAATGTAATACCAGGggttaaaacatataatacCGGGGGTTAACATTATACCGTGGAGGTTAAAATATAATACCAGGGTTAACATATAAAACCtgaggggggttaaaatgattacattttgtgcttgttgatgaggtaaagtgggaggggctgtatgtgggtggctacatatcaatgactgataggtagaagtagcaaAACAAATAGGGTGGTCTCATTGacggttatggctgtgatttaggggtccaacaacctgtgggagtttttccttacctttttttattctggccaatcagcatttacaggggagggacaagcattagatatttAAGTGTGCAGACAccagactgatgggagttggagtgtgagccAGTGACAGGTTAGCATTAATGCTCGTTACTCATGTACAATACTGCGTGTTAATGAGTAGTGTATTTTGGTGCAGAAAATGTGCTGTTGTGgagtggattggagaagctgtagtgattactgtagtgattacagggactgcagcagacatttctTCCCCTTTTCCTGAGtggagtttagttgattaacaCATTTACGCTGCCAGCCAAACCTGTGCTTTGCGGAGAAATTAATTTTTTGAACCCCTTCTGTCCCCTGTGGACGTACCGGAACGTCCATAAAACGCACTTCAAGAAACCcttatggacataccggtacgtcctgaccttcttgcagcCTGGGCTCCCCTCTGTCAACagttactgatttttttttttagcaataaagAATagtcactaaaataatacagtaaatagtaataaaaaacaataaagtgagctaagtgatgtcattgtgacatcactggcattaataacatgttcaagaggtccctaagataagaggacctctaaccataatGCACTGATAATAGTGCCATTAAAACGAAATACAAACAATTGGCCAAAGGGCCCGGTGAAACCACCCCCCCTCCTCTTTGGCCGACCTAATCCGCGACTTGTGGGAACCGGGTGATTCTGcgcaaaaaaacccacatatgGTTAACCTTATAACACCGCCATGATTGTAAATGCCGTTTGGGGTAAAGGAATAGCCCCCAAGTTGGTCCCCTTGAGTATGGGGTAAGGGTAAATCTTGGGTTTCAGCGGCATTAGGGTTTGCATGTAGATTGTGTGTATTCCTcacctgtttgttttttccccattgtgtatttttttggtacACAGAATGAAACActcaataataatttaatgacgTTTACCTGATTCCTGCAGCTGTAGTttttgatgtcacttcctgAATATTTACATTGAAGGGAGGAGTACATATCGCTTAAGGCCTGAGCCATGGCGAGCGTCGAATAAAACACCCGAGCAGAGATACCAGTCACCAAATGTTTTCTTGCAAAAAATCTCTTATTAGAGCAATTGGCTAACGAGACGTTGTAGAGCGACTCGTAGAACGCATTCTTTTCGGGATTCGGGGAGGCACAGTCAGCGTTTATCCATAAATTCTCAAGAATTTTGTCATTTGGGTAATTCGGAGGAGCGATCTCATCAAAAAAATCCCCTAATTCCGGTAAAGACAGAAGACCAGGCTTTATGGCGAGACTCCCGTTCAGCGCGCCGGCGAGGCCTTCCAGCAGAATAACGTTGGAGGCCCAAGAAGGAGGAAGAATAATCGTCTTATTACCGAAGACCTCGTTCTGCGTTTCTAAAATCTTGCCAATAACGACGCTGTAAGAACCGCAGAGGACAATCGTTTGAGCCGAGGATTTCCGCACGATCTCTGCGATTTTACAAAGGTTTGAGAAAACTCGATAAGATAAATGAATTTTTATACTAAACGCGACACAAATGCCAGCGTCGGCGAAATATCTTCTCAGAGCCAGGCTCTCCGTCTCTCCGCTGTCATCATCTGAAGACAGAATTCCCACCCAGGTCCATGCGAAACGCGCCAAAAGCTGCGCTATCACCTTGTAGTGCACGCGGTCGCTCTGCAACATGCGGAAAAAGTGCGGGAAGAGACGCCTGTCGCTCAGTAAATAGTCTGTCGCTCCATAACTGATCTGcaaaatattataaagaaatatatatcgGGAAACGCTTATTGAACAAAACGTACGTAGAACCGACCGATTCACGCCTACAATGAAAGCAGAAGACAGACTTACTTTCATATTTATAAAGCCGATGCCAACATTTTCGCTAAAAGCCAGAAAAAGAAAGGCTAACCGGGTAAAGTATCACAGAACGTACACATTCcattattatgacatcataagtcaTTAcacagatattttatatttctttcgTTTCATAGAGTGAGAGAAATGTTGGCACTTGtccgcagatcggccccatacggcccctGTCTAATCGGCtacttttcctgctgtaaagaccttaatcggtcgccggtctcgtcttagattcagttggtcttgtctatcccatgcatgtttacatacctctaccacttctgctgggaggctgttccacttatctatccatatgtctatcccatgcatgttaaataccctcactgtattaccctctaccacctctgccggggaGCCATTAAACTTCTTGAAGACATTTAGTTTTGTTTATCCACCACCGTGTGACATCACGCCTTCCTCGTGTTCTCTTTCATACATGTATGACGTTTTTGGCCACTGCCTCTGCCGTTTCCACATCTGGGTGCGTGGCGGACATGGTATGGATTTCAGGTATTCAGTAGAACCAGATTATACACCTTCGCTCAGAATCTTAAACGTACCCGATACCCAGCCCAATACCTGTTCTGCCCGCTCCGAAGCCCTAGTGTTCTCCTAAGCCACAACTGGTCTTTGGCCCTTTTTAACCATTCGATCCCTGCCCCTACCTCCTACAGTACAAAAAGAAACTCTATACATTCCCGGCTGCTTCCAAGGCTTTTAACATCGACGAGTTCGGCTACCGCGTGactcacaaagggttaaactcgGATGGGTTTTAGTCATCGTTACAGATGTCATTTCCAAACATGCTTCCGGTGGTTTTCTAGATTGAATTCTCGTTGACGTATCCATACTTGGTTTAAGCATTAAGCGGGGTTAGCCACGCGCATGGTGGGAAGAGCCTGGCGTGGCGGACGGTAGCGGCGCTCATAGGCAGGCCCTAGGCTAACGTAAACGAGATGAGAGTAGGACAGGAAGCGGGCAGGGAGGGGAGAAGGCCAAACACACTGGACAAGAAGGTGGTCCAGAGCCCCGGGGAAGACACCAGGTGACAGGTAGAGGCTTCCCAGGACCGGAGGTGTCACCGGAGACCGGCTAATGGCTCCACATCAGAATACGTTTGTCTCACCTGTGCGTATCCATACAACCCCAGTATCTGGGCCATGGGCACCGTTGTGAGCGAGTGGTGATCGCCAATGAATCCGGCCACCTTGTTATATTCCATGCAGGAATAATTGGGGGTCGTCCTCCTCGGCCCGGATAAAATCTCCAGCACGCTCTTCACAGCTTTCCTTCGATCTAAACAGGAATCGAAAACGTGATACCCCAGGGTGatatttggtaaaatgtatGGATCGGCATTTATTCTCTCAATGGCAAAAAGAAACATAAGCAGGTTTACGTAATCGTGGCTGTTGGGTctgtggggagaaaaaaagtagACAAATGAATTTGTTGTGAAGTCCAAACTATTGAATGAGACGAAGAGCACATGGATTAtttcaggggcgtccaacctgcggccctccagctgcggcaggactacatctcccatcatgctctttcagctaaggggctggctgaggaggatgggagatgtagtcctgcagcagctggagggccgcaggttggagtATTTTAATCTCAGACATGGAGTTCCAGCCACTTAACCTGCAGACAAATCAGATTTTTATTCACACCCCTCAGGTACCGCAGAACAGAATCATCTGGAAAGGGAGAAATCGCATTTTAGAAATCAAACCAAAAACGTTCCCATGAAGCTCGTTCTCTGTAACCCTGAGGTCTGCGGATGAGTAGTAGATTTAACCCCTCACCTGCCAGAAATTTTGATATACAGCTttctaatcatttaaaaaaatatttcattttttttattattatttgtattttttttgattGTTTTATTGTACTATCTGCTCTATGTAAAAACTGCCTTTTatgtctgaaaaaaatatttcatacaaGTAactaaaattttatatatatatatattttatattggcaataaattttatattttattaagtgcAGAAacgtcctttatatatataaatatgtatataataaatacagagtAGGGTTTTATGGTTATTAGGTTTAATAGGTTATGAAAAGGTGGGAAGATATCGATTAAGCAGTCATATTAATCCCTGGATCAACcttcatttcaaaatatttcaattagaactttttttttattgatttcggggtttttttgccaaaaGGGAATCCagttcatcaaaaaaaaaaaggatccgTAGCGCAGAGAAAGGCGGTTTTGCTGGGCGGTTATTTCCGGAATCTCCTGTGAATCTTCTATAAATTCTCGGAAGCGTGTATCGTAAGTGCGGCCTGACATCAATCCAATTTCCAAAGCGAGCTGATAGTTTGTATCTTATATAATAGACGTTACCAAACTGCCGTGAAACCGGCTcgcatattcaataaaaaaaaaaaaaattccaaccagcaaatacccccccccaaaaaaaaacagaaaatccaGTGAAAAAGAAGCACGCGGATACGCTTAGAATTCCCACATAAAGCGTTATTTTTTAAGGGAGCGTCGGAATACATTTCCAAATTACAtttcacttatttattttccttttacacaaaacaaatcttcaaaatgtatcaatttacaaaaaaataaaaaaaaattaacaaaacaaaaattccgATCAGAGCTTTGTCAGAAGCGCGATGAATAGCAAATTGCGAGAAATTCAGATATTCGGtgctaataaataaaagagtACATTTCACCCAACAAAACCTTTCTTTATTGTCATTTTGTTTGAGTTTAGTATCTGGAGGACGGGACTTACCTGTCGCAGAATAAATTAAAGCGATCCCATTTTAAGGACGAGTGCAGATAGTTGTGCACAGTGAACACTCCTCCGATGACGACGTCCCCGTCCCGAAGATACTCGTATTCCTCGTACGGCGTTACCGCGTGCAGGTGACAGGCGGGCGCCGGGCTCGGGGGCTTGGAACGACACGGAATTGCGTGCAGGAATAAGACGCAGCACAATGCGCTAAGTGAATGAGATACAGGAGGCACCATTGTGTACCCCGAGCTAAGGCAGAGTCACAAACCCCAAAGCGTAAATGCCCCACGCAGGCTCGCACCGCCCGAGGTTTGAGTATCAGTGCAAGAAGACCAAGACCAACTCCCTGCTTTTATACGGCGCGGCGTACGCGcatttagcagatccttcattTAGCTCCGTGCTTTGAGATCATTCATTCGCACCGagacttcatttaaaaaaataataataatattctgtaAAATCCACAGAGACTCAAATCCACGGCAGACCTCGATCCCCAACCCCCGACGGGAGCAGATCGCAGACGCATCTTCTTTTAAA
The DNA window shown above is from Spea bombifrons isolate aSpeBom1 chromosome 1, aSpeBom1.2.pri, whole genome shotgun sequence and carries:
- the LOC128467556 gene encoding vomeronasal type-2 receptor 26-like, producing MENMWHQDVLWEEGKPAEAVVPAVFTFILVYIRCNKKALVSGCTTLDVQHLDSENCLRCPNNEWPNGKKDQCITKHEDFLSYTNDAIAAVLSSASILFCLVTIVILIIFIVFRDTPIVKANNKNISFVLLVSLMLSFLSVFFYLGRPVDLTCRLRHTLFSVLFSIAISSLLGKTVMIYIVFQAAKPCGSLANWVSVKVSNSVVILCSLIQVIINICWFSISPPFQELDMHSYPGKIIVQCNEGSVIAFYSVLGYMGLLAALSFIIAFLARTLPDSFNEAKYITFSMLVFCSVWIAMIPAYLSTKGKNMVAVEIFAILASCAGLVGCIFIPKCHIILFRPKMNTKADFRKFRKSLIK